The following proteins come from a genomic window of Nicotiana tomentosiformis chromosome 12, ASM39032v3, whole genome shotgun sequence:
- the LOC104120605 gene encoding PTI1-like tyrosine-protein kinase 3 isoform X1 produces the protein MDDSFHRQGLVAHAPPPGHFSRLENRRAEDDLYLRKRVRMRRWLCCTCQVEESYPSNETEHLKNPATHADGYQNGSRVPGPAKAEAEKAIPTIEVPALSLDELKEETDNFGSKALIGEGSYGRVYYANLSNEKAVAVKKLDVSSEPETNVDFLTQLARVSRLKHDNLVELLGYCVEGNIRVLAYEFATMGSLHDILHGRKGVQGAQPGPTLDWMQRVKIAVDAARGLEYLHEKVQPSIIHRDIRSSNVLLFEDYKAKIADFNLSNQAPDMAARLHSTRVLGTFGYHAPEYAMTGQLTQKSDVYSFGVVLLELLTGRKPVDHTMPRGQQSLVTWATPRLSEDKVQQCVDPKLKGYPQKAVAKMAAVAALCVQYESEFRPNMSIVVKALQPLLKAPPAPAPEI, from the exons ATGGATGATAGTTTTCACAGGCAAGGGCTAGTG GCACATGCTCCTCCTCCTGGTCACTTTTCACGGTTGGAAAACAGAAGGGCTGAAGACGATCTTTATTTGAGAAAGAGAGTGAGGATGAGAAGGTGGCTGTGCTGCACCTGTCAAGTAGAGGAGTCCTATCCATCAAATGAAACCGAGCACCTTAAAAACCCTGCAACTCATGCTGATG GATATCAGAACGGGTCAAGAGTACCAGGTCCTGCCAAGGCTGAAGCAGAAAAAGCAATACCAACTATAGAGGTCCCAGCATTGTCTTTGGATGAACTGAAAGAAGAAACTGACAATTTTGGATCGAAAGCATTAATTGGTGAAGGTTCTTACGGGAGAGTATACTATGCTAATCTAAGCAATGAAAAAGCTGTTGCCGTGAAAAAGCTTGATGTTTCATCCGAGCCTGAGACTAATGTTGACTTCTTGACTCAG CTTGCTAGAGTTTCAAGATTGAAGCATGACAATCTTGTTGAGTTGCTTGGTTACTGTGTTGAAGGAAACATTCGTGTATTAGCGTATGAATTCGCAACGATGGGGTCCTTGCATGATATTTTGCACG GAAGGAAAGGAGTACAAGGGGCGCAGCCGGGGCCAACACTTGATTGGATGCAGCGGGTAAAGATTGCTGTTGATGCCGCAAGGGGACTCGAGTATTTGCATGAGAAGGTCCAACCTTCAATAATACACAGGGATATAAGATCAAGCAATGTACTCCTATTCGAAGACTACAAAGCAAAGATTGCAGATTTTAACCTGTCAAATCAGGCTCCTGATATGGCTGCTCGCCTTCATTCTACTCGAGTTTTAGGAACATTTGGCTATCATGCACCGGA ATATGCTATGACTGGACAACTGACACAGAAGAGTGATGTGTATAGCTTTGGGGTGGTCTTGCTTGAACTTTTGACCGGAAGAAAACCCGTAGACCATACAATGCCTCGAGGACAGCAGAGCCTGGTTACTTGG GCTACCCCGAGACTGAGCGAAGATAAAGTCCAGCAATGTGTCGATCCAAAGCTGAAAGGATATCCTCAGAAAGCAGTGGCTAAG ATGGCAGCTGTGGCAGCGCTGTGCGTGCAATACGAGTCTGAGTTCCGTCCGAATATGAGTATTGTTGTCAAAGCTCTCCAACCACTGTTGAAAGCTCCTCCTGCACCTGCTCCAGAAATATAG
- the LOC104120605 gene encoding PTI1-like tyrosine-protein kinase 3 isoform X2: protein MRRWLCCTCQVEESYPSNETEHLKNPATHADGYQNGSRVPGPAKAEAEKAIPTIEVPALSLDELKEETDNFGSKALIGEGSYGRVYYANLSNEKAVAVKKLDVSSEPETNVDFLTQLARVSRLKHDNLVELLGYCVEGNIRVLAYEFATMGSLHDILHGRKGVQGAQPGPTLDWMQRVKIAVDAARGLEYLHEKVQPSIIHRDIRSSNVLLFEDYKAKIADFNLSNQAPDMAARLHSTRVLGTFGYHAPEYAMTGQLTQKSDVYSFGVVLLELLTGRKPVDHTMPRGQQSLVTWATPRLSEDKVQQCVDPKLKGYPQKAVAKMAAVAALCVQYESEFRPNMSIVVKALQPLLKAPPAPAPEI, encoded by the exons ATGAGAAGGTGGCTGTGCTGCACCTGTCAAGTAGAGGAGTCCTATCCATCAAATGAAACCGAGCACCTTAAAAACCCTGCAACTCATGCTGATG GATATCAGAACGGGTCAAGAGTACCAGGTCCTGCCAAGGCTGAAGCAGAAAAAGCAATACCAACTATAGAGGTCCCAGCATTGTCTTTGGATGAACTGAAAGAAGAAACTGACAATTTTGGATCGAAAGCATTAATTGGTGAAGGTTCTTACGGGAGAGTATACTATGCTAATCTAAGCAATGAAAAAGCTGTTGCCGTGAAAAAGCTTGATGTTTCATCCGAGCCTGAGACTAATGTTGACTTCTTGACTCAG CTTGCTAGAGTTTCAAGATTGAAGCATGACAATCTTGTTGAGTTGCTTGGTTACTGTGTTGAAGGAAACATTCGTGTATTAGCGTATGAATTCGCAACGATGGGGTCCTTGCATGATATTTTGCACG GAAGGAAAGGAGTACAAGGGGCGCAGCCGGGGCCAACACTTGATTGGATGCAGCGGGTAAAGATTGCTGTTGATGCCGCAAGGGGACTCGAGTATTTGCATGAGAAGGTCCAACCTTCAATAATACACAGGGATATAAGATCAAGCAATGTACTCCTATTCGAAGACTACAAAGCAAAGATTGCAGATTTTAACCTGTCAAATCAGGCTCCTGATATGGCTGCTCGCCTTCATTCTACTCGAGTTTTAGGAACATTTGGCTATCATGCACCGGA ATATGCTATGACTGGACAACTGACACAGAAGAGTGATGTGTATAGCTTTGGGGTGGTCTTGCTTGAACTTTTGACCGGAAGAAAACCCGTAGACCATACAATGCCTCGAGGACAGCAGAGCCTGGTTACTTGG GCTACCCCGAGACTGAGCGAAGATAAAGTCCAGCAATGTGTCGATCCAAAGCTGAAAGGATATCCTCAGAAAGCAGTGGCTAAG ATGGCAGCTGTGGCAGCGCTGTGCGTGCAATACGAGTCTGAGTTCCGTCCGAATATGAGTATTGTTGTCAAAGCTCTCCAACCACTGTTGAAAGCTCCTCCTGCACCTGCTCCAGAAATATAG